One Thunnus thynnus chromosome 21, fThuThy2.1, whole genome shotgun sequence DNA segment encodes these proteins:
- the LOC137172986 gene encoding C-C motif chemokine 20-like isoform X2, translating into MRILTITLLLLSVCLCTLARPSRRHASKIFTPCCVNLTSTDISSRIIGDSYEKQTAKEGCVEAIILRTSKGKVCSDPKAEWVKTLISGMTSGNQ; encoded by the exons ATGAGGATCCTAACCATcactctcctcctgctctcagtgtgtctgtgcaccCTCGCCAGACCGAGCC ggCGTCATGCCTCCAAAATCTTCACTCCATGTTGCGTTAATCTCACCTCAACTGATATCAGCAGCCGCATAATTGGGGACAGTTACGAAAAACAGACTGCCAAAGAAGGATGTGTGGAGGCTATAAT tctccGCACTAGTAAGGGAAAGGTCTGTTCTGATCCTAAAGCTGAATGGGTGAAGACAC TCATCAGCGGTATGACATCTGGAAACCAGTGA
- the LOC137172983 gene encoding C-C motif chemokine 3-like 1 has product MRILTITLLLLPVCLCALTTSSQKHPSKIYTPCCIHLTSADISSDIIVYGYEKSTAKGECMEAVVLQSNNGEVCADPEAEWVKTVIANLTSGALTTPSPVSLSEKHPSKIYTPCCIHLTSADISSDIIVYGYEKSTAKGECMEAVVFRSNNGDVCADPEAEWVKTVIANMTSGNL; this is encoded by the exons ATGAGGATCCTAACCATcactctcctcctgctcccaGTGTGTCTGTGCGCCCTCACCACATCCAGCC agaagCATCCCTCCAAAATCTACACTCCATGTTGCATTCATCTCACCTCGGCTGATATCAGCAGCGACATAATTGTTTATGGATACGAAAAATCGACTGCCAAAGGAGAATGCATGGAGGCTGTAGT tctccAAAGTAATAATGGAGAGGTCTGTGCTGATCCCGAAGCTGAATGGGTGAAGACAG TCATCGCCAATTTGACATCTGGCGCCCTCACCACACCGAGCC ctgtctctctctctgagaaGCATCCTTCCAAAATCTACACTCCATGCTGCATTCATCTCACCTCAGCTGATATCAGCAGCGACATAATTGTTTATGGATACGAAAAATCGACTGCCAAAGGAGAATGCATGGAGGCTGTAGT tttccGCAGTAATAATGGAGATGTCTGTGCTGATCCCGAAGCTGAATGGGTGAAGACAG TCATCGCTAATATGACATCTGGAAACCTGTGA